AGTGTAACTTTTACAGCATTAGCGAGTGCGTCAACGCCTTTACCAAGAGCCTGACGAGCTTCTTCGCCAAATAATACTTGTTTAGCCATTTAAAAAGAACCTCCTAGGATATACATTTAAAGTTAAGTTTATTTAGTTTCTGCAAATTATTCAATTACAGCTAAGATATCGCTATCTCTAACGATTAAATAATCTGTTCCATCAACTTTTACATCAGTACCAGCGTATTTAGAGAAGATAACTTTGTCATCTACTTTTACGTCTAAAGCAACTTTTTTGCCATCAACGTATTTGCCTTCGCTTACAGCAACTACTACGCCTTCTTGTGGTTTTTCTTTAGCAGTGTCAGGTAAAACGATACCGCTTGCGGTTTTAACATCGCCTTCAGAAACTTTAATAACAACTCTGTCGCCTAATGGCTTAATCATTGTATATTCCTCCTATATATAATAGTATTTCATACATATTTTTATTTTGTTAGCACTCTATATTGATGAGTGCCAACTCACAGTTATTATTGTAGTTAATTTCAAAAAAAAAATCAAGCCTTTTTTTGATTTTTTGATTAATTATTTTAAAAAGCTTAAAAACCCTTGAAATAAAAGGATTTTGTTTATCAAAAAAGTGAGAATGATTATTGAAAAGTCAAAAAAGATTAAATCAATAGCACTTTTATAGCACTCAAAATATAATTTCATCATTCTAAGTCTATTAAATAAAATTTTATTACTAGGATATTTCTACTCATTTAGTGAGTAAACTAAATATCAATAAAATAAATGCTCTTAATGCTTAATGAAATTACAGGTAAGACTATATTGTGTATTATATTAAATAATTGTGTTATAAAAATACATAAAACCCCGATAAAATTTTTACCTTATAGTATTTTTATGCAAAATTAGTTAAAAACAATAATTACCTCATTTAATTATTGACAAATAATATCATGAGTATATAATAAAAGCCAATTTATAGCTTTTATATATAAGCAAAAGAAGGTTATTTGTTTTGAGAAAATTTGAATATATTCGTAAATATTTTTTAGAAATAAGTATGTTAGTTGTCGTTTTAATTTGGTCATCAAATAATTCAGTGATAAAAATAGGTATATCAGAAATTGGTACATTTACTTATAATGCTTTACGTCTTAGTATTGCTAGTATTCTTTGTTGGTTATGGCTTTATAAAACCCACACATATAAAAAGATGCCTTGGCATGATTTAAAAGCATTAATATTATTGAGTTTATGCGGTTTTTGCTTTACACAAATATGTTTGACATATGGATTATCTAAAACAACAGCAGGAAATGCTTCACTAGCTTCTGCTATTATGCCTCTTGCTGTAGTTTTGTTAAATCGCATTTTTAAGAAAATACCACTTTCTAAAATGATGACCATAGGAATTATTTTATCTTTTAGTGGAGTTTTAAGTATTATTTTTAGTTCCAATAAAGAAATAAGCTTTTCTAATTATCATTTAATAGGTACACTCATTGTTGTTTTCGGTCAATTTTCTAATGCTTATTATACAATTTATGCTAAAGATTTATTAAATAATTATTCTAGTTGCCAAATAGTAAGTTATTTAATAAGTATATCTGCCGTAGTATTCTTTATTTTAGCTATTCCAGAAATGCGAACTATAGATTTTAGTTCATTATCTAATTCAGCATGGATAAGTGTTTTTTATTCAGGCATATTTGCACTTTGGCTATGCAACATCATTTGGGTATATGCAGTTGGTCAAATAGGTTCAACTAGAACAGCACTTTATCAATATTTATTACCAGTTTGTTCTTTATGGTTTGCTTATATTTTACTCGATGAAACATTAGTCACAGGTCAAATAATTGGCACGATATTAATTTTAATTGGATTGATAATTAGCAGAAAATAAATTCCCGATAAAATAAAAAGGCATTTACATAAAAGTAAATGCCTTTATTTATTAAAAGATTATTTCATAGAGTTTGCAACGCATAATTCTTTTTTGATATCCCATAATTTTTGAGATAAATCAACATAGTAGCGATGAGGATTTTCAAAACGTTTAACTTCATCCCATAAAGAGTTAACTTCGCGTTTGCAATAGTCACGGATTTTATCGATAGATGGACTATCGTATACGCGTTTACCATTTTTGAAAATAGGTACTTGAAGTTCTCTAACTGTAAAATTAGTGAGAGTTTTTTGTTTCCAAGTAGCCATTGGGTCAAAGATAACATGTGGTTTTGTATTATCGATGACTTCATCATGTAAGCAAATTTCATCTGCAATAGCTTTGCCAGTTTCATTATCGTATAAACGATAAACTTTTTTGAAATGTGGATTAGTGATTTTTGCAGTATTTTCGCTGAGTTTGATTTTTGGAATGATATTGCCTTGTTCATCTTCAACAGCAACTAATTTATATACACCGCCAAAAACAGGCGCAGATTTAGATGTAATCATGCGTTCGCCGACACCAAAAGTATCAACTTGTGCACCTTGCATTATTAAATCACGGATTAAATGTTCATCAAGTGCATTAGAAGCTACGATTTTGCAAGTTGTAAGTCCTGCATCGTCGAGCATTTTACGAGCTTGTTTAGATAAATAGGAAATATCGCCAGAATCAAGGCGAATAGCAAAATTAGTAATTCCCTGAGGAACGAGCATTTCTTTAAATACACGGATAGCATTTGGTACACCGCTTTTTAAAGTATTATACGTATCAACGAGCAATACAGCATTGTGTGGATAAATTTCACAATATGCTTTAAATGCTTCATATTCACTATCAAACATTTGAACCCAAGCATGTGCCATAGTGCCGCCAGCAGGAACGCCGTAAAGTTCATCTGTAAGTGTGCAAGCAGTTCCAGCGCAACCACCGATATATGCAGCTCTAGCACCTTTTACAGCACCATCAGCACCTTGAGCACGGCGAGAACCGAATTCTAATACGGCTCTACCTTGTGCAGCGCGCACAATGCGGTTTGCTTTTGTGGCAATCAAAGATTGGTGATTTAATGCTAAAAGTACAAAAGTTTCTAAAATCTGGGCTTCAATAGCAGGAGCTTTAATTGTCATGATTGGTTCACGAGGGAAAATACAAGTTCCTTCTGGTACAGCGTAAATATCACCTGTGAAATGAAAGTTTTTTAAATAATCGATAAAATCATCGCTAAAGAGATTTTTAGAACGGAAATATTCAATATCTTCTTCGTTGAAGTGCAAATCTTCAATGTATTCGATTACTTGTTGAAGACCTGCTGCAATTGCAAAACCACCATCATCTGGAATGTTACGAAAAAATACATCAAAATACACATTTTTATTATGTAAATTATTTTTCAGATAACCATTTCCCATTGTAAATTCATAGAAATCACATAACATGGCTAAATTTTCATTTTTTGAATTCATAAAGAACTTCCTTTCAAATTTATAATAAAAAATATTATAAATCCTTCTATATCTTAATATACAATACGTAATAAATTTATTTTAAATAGTTAAAAATAAAAACCGTATTTCTAATATTATATAGCAAGCTGTAGTTATTTTCTATACTTTTGCCAAAAATAAGCTAATTTTTACAAATATATCAATTATATTAATCTAACAAAAAAAGAACTCCATGATATTAAGATACCATGAAATTCTTTCTTATTATTTATTAAATAAACATTTATTTAGTAAAAACACATTCACCATTGATATACGTTTTATCGACTTGCACTTTATCCACATCTTCAGGTGCAATAGCGAAGATATCTCTATCTAATGTTATAAAATCAGCTTTATATCCTGTTTTTAATTGACCAAGATTTTTAAAACCTGCTATTTGAGCTGATTTTTTTGTGTATAAGATTATTGCCGTTTCCATATCAATAATTTGATTAGCTCCGCAATCAGTGCCATCATATGCTTTTCTAGTGACAGCACCTTTTATACAGCTAAATGGGTCTGATGGTATAGCCCAAGATGTGGCAGGTGCATCAGTTGAAAAACATAAATTTACGTTTTGTTCTAGCAAAGATTTTATTGGATAACATTTTTTCATGGTGTCTTCGCCGAGATTTTGCAGATAACTTTCTATTTCAGCATATAAGAAAATAGGTTGCGTTACAAAACCGATATTTTTTTCTACAGCTTTATTGATACTATCTTGGCTAGGCAAAGTGATATGTTCTACTCTCACATATGGTCTAGTTTCATTTAACCAATCTTTTTCAGCATAAACTCTATCTACTATGCGTTTTATAGCACTTGTTCCCATAGCATGTACAGATAATTGACATTTATTTTGTTTGCAAAAATCGATTGCCGTTTCCAATTGTTCATCAGAACATACACTGATACCACAACTATCGCTATTTAAGTAAGGTTTATCCATCCAAGCAGTTTTACCAGATACACTGCCATCACTGATTAATTTTAAACCAGCTACGAATACTTGATTATCATTATTTTGTTTTTCTTTGCTGATTGCAAAATTTTTATCATTCATGAAGAAATCCCACATATAATACATGGCAACTTCTTGCTTAAAACCTTTAGCGATAGCTTCTTTATAATAATTGTAATTATCGTATTTATCCAAATTGCCCATATCACAGACGGCAACAATGCCTTGTGAAGTCAATAAATCCCCTAAATCCACTAAATTTTGGACTTGTTCAGCTTCATTTAATTCAGGGATATAAGGCAAAACTAAATTTCTAGCATTTTCTTCTAAAATGCCAGTAGGTTCGCCAAATTCATCTTTCTCAATATGACCGCCTTCGGGGTCTTTCGTATCTTTCGTTATTCCCGCTAAAGCTAATGCCTTACTATTTACACATCTTATATGCGCGCATGTGCGAATAATGGATACTGGAAAATCTGTCGTTCCTTCATCTAAATCCCAGCGAGTTATCGAGCGTTTTTCAGCAAATTTCCCTTCATCATAGCCCCAGCCCAAAATCCAGCCGTCTTTTTTATCTTTTTTCATTTGATTGGCTTTTAATTTTATTTCTTTGATTAAATCAGCTATTGAATTTACTTTTGGAGGTAGAGCAGATATTTCTTTGCTAAAATCAGCAAGCATTACAGGATGCATATGTGCATCTACAAAACCTGGTAATACACAAGCATTGTTTAAATCTACTACAGGATAATCAAAATTCGGTCTATCTTCTTTTTTTCCTATCCACTTTATATATCCGTTTTCTACAACCATACTGTCAGCATGAAGATTGGCTTCATCTGATGTGAAAATCTTTCCATTTTCATAAATAATATTATTTTGCTTCATAAAATATTCTCCACAGATTTAATTGAATTTAATTGTTCCATACTTCATAAGCGATGCTTTCTTTTTTCTTGAGTTTATAAACACTAGCACCGATGATATAGCCTAAAATAGTTGGGATTAGCCAAGCAAAGCCTTGTTTTGCTAATGGAATTTGATTGATAACGCTTATTAATCCAGAAATATCTATATTTAATAAGCCTGTTGTAACAGCTAAATTTAAAGCATCAAATAAAGACATTATAAATGCTACCCATACAGCACCTTTCCAAGCTCCATCATTCGGTACCCATTTTTTACCCAATCCCAAGAAAGTCAATACAACAGACATTGGGAACAATATCATGAAAATAGGACCAGAAATTTTGAGAATATTAGTTACACCAAGGCAAGATATCATGAAAATAGCAAGCGTAATCATCAATGAAGCCATTTTATAAGAAATTTTACCGTTAGACCATCCTTCTATCCATTGACCAGTAGTTGCAATCATGCCAATAGCAGTAGTTAAACAAGCTAAAATAACAGCGATAGATAAAATACAGCTACCTTCATAGCCAGCCAAATTTTTTACTAAATCAGTTAATAAGAATGTAGCATTTACATCTAAACCATAATAATTTACGCCTTGAGCTCCTAAATATGCCAATCCTGCATAAACGATGAACAATAAAATAAAACCTACAATAATAATACCGAGCATCATTTTATTGTATTCTTGTTTAGTGCGATAGCCTTTTTCGCGAAAAGCAGCAATAAACATACCAGCGCATAATATGCCTGTACCAACATCACCAGTATTATATCCTGTAAAAAATCCATTTAAGAAAGAGTCTTTTGCTGTTGAAATTGAACTGCTATGTAATGTATCGATAGGACTTACAACGGCTAAAACGATAATCGCCAATAATGTTATTAACAATAATGGTGTTAAATAATTACCAACTTTATCAATAACAGTAGAACGGTTCATAGCAAAATAATACGATACAGCAAAAAATACAGCTAAAAAAATTATTCTTGCACTAAGTGGTAATTCGCCAAAAATTCCCTGCATGCCAGATTCAAATGCAACACCGCCACATCTTGGAATTGTACCGAAGATAACGACTAATAAACCTAAACCCATGTATAAATAATGCCACCAACTATTGACATGTTTCATCATATCATGCAAGCCATAGCCAACATTTCCTACAGATGCCAATGCCATCATTGGAAATAAAATACCTGTAAGTGCAAGTCCAATTATTGTCCAACCAACTTGTTCACCTGATGCTAAACCAATAATCGGCGGAAAAATCAAATTGCCTGAGCCAAAAAATATGGCAAACATGGCAAAACCCATAACCAAAATATCTTTTTTCATATTTTTTTTCATCTAATAAATCACTCCTAATACACATTTCATCATTCAATATATCACTCTAACATCTTTATCGTATAATTATACCAAAGTCATACATCTTGTCAATGAAATATTCAAAATAAATTTTTATCTATATTTTTTCTTTTAAGAATATACATTTGTAGTATAAATATATAAAAATATCCATTTTAAAGGAACTGATTTTTATAAAATAAATTTATTTATGATTTTTGATTTAACAATAGATAATTAATTTAAATGATACTAATACATTTTATTTGTAAAATTATACCAAAAAGCTTCTTAATGACTAAGTATTGAAGTCCATTTTAGAAAATGATATAATTGTTTTATTGTGGAGATAGCCACCAGTAATAATTAGCTGGTGGCTATTCTTATCTTAGTTATTTAAATTTGTTTTAG
The window above is part of the Megamonas hypermegale genome. Proteins encoded here:
- the groES gene encoding co-chaperone GroES; protein product: MIKPLGDRVVIKVSEGDVKTASGIVLPDTAKEKPQEGVVVAVSEGKYVDGKKVALDVKVDDKVIFSKYAGTDVKVDGTDYLIVRDSDILAVIE
- a CDS encoding DMT family transporter, which gives rise to MRKFEYIRKYFLEISMLVVVLIWSSNNSVIKIGISEIGTFTYNALRLSIASILCWLWLYKTHTYKKMPWHDLKALILLSLCGFCFTQICLTYGLSKTTAGNASLASAIMPLAVVLLNRIFKKIPLSKMMTIGIILSFSGVLSIIFSSNKEISFSNYHLIGTLIVVFGQFSNAYYTIYAKDLLNNYSSCQIVSYLISISAVVFFILAIPEMRTIDFSSLSNSAWISVFYSGIFALWLCNIIWVYAVGQIGSTRTALYQYLLPVCSLWFAYILLDETLVTGQIIGTILILIGLIISRK
- a CDS encoding nicotinate phosphoribosyltransferase translates to MNSKNENLAMLCDFYEFTMGNGYLKNNLHNKNVYFDVFFRNIPDDGGFAIAAGLQQVIEYIEDLHFNEEDIEYFRSKNLFSDDFIDYLKNFHFTGDIYAVPEGTCIFPREPIMTIKAPAIEAQILETFVLLALNHQSLIATKANRIVRAAQGRAVLEFGSRRAQGADGAVKGARAAYIGGCAGTACTLTDELYGVPAGGTMAHAWVQMFDSEYEAFKAYCEIYPHNAVLLVDTYNTLKSGVPNAIRVFKEMLVPQGITNFAIRLDSGDISYLSKQARKMLDDAGLTTCKIVASNALDEHLIRDLIMQGAQVDTFGVGERMITSKSAPVFGGVYKLVAVEDEQGNIIPKIKLSENTAKITNPHFKKVYRLYDNETGKAIADEICLHDEVIDNTKPHVIFDPMATWKQKTLTNFTVRELQVPIFKNGKRVYDSPSIDKIRDYCKREVNSLWDEVKRFENPHRYYVDLSQKLWDIKKELCVANSMK
- a CDS encoding amidohydrolase yields the protein MKQNNIIYENGKIFTSDEANLHADSMVVENGYIKWIGKKEDRPNFDYPVVDLNNACVLPGFVDAHMHPVMLADFSKEISALPPKVNSIADLIKEIKLKANQMKKDKKDGWILGWGYDEGKFAEKRSITRWDLDEGTTDFPVSIIRTCAHIRCVNSKALALAGITKDTKDPEGGHIEKDEFGEPTGILEENARNLVLPYIPELNEAEQVQNLVDLGDLLTSQGIVAVCDMGNLDKYDNYNYYKEAIAKGFKQEVAMYYMWDFFMNDKNFAISKEKQNNDNQVFVAGLKLISDGSVSGKTAWMDKPYLNSDSCGISVCSDEQLETAIDFCKQNKCQLSVHAMGTSAIKRIVDRVYAEKDWLNETRPYVRVEHITLPSQDSINKAVEKNIGFVTQPIFLYAEIESYLQNLGEDTMKKCYPIKSLLEQNVNLCFSTDAPATSWAIPSDPFSCIKGAVTRKAYDGTDCGANQIIDMETAIILYTKKSAQIAGFKNLGQLKTGYKADFITLDRDIFAIAPEDVDKVQVDKTYINGECVFTK
- the brnQ gene encoding branched-chain amino acid transport system II carrier protein — its product is MKKNMKKDILVMGFAMFAIFFGSGNLIFPPIIGLASGEQVGWTIIGLALTGILFPMMALASVGNVGYGLHDMMKHVNSWWHYLYMGLGLLVVIFGTIPRCGGVAFESGMQGIFGELPLSARIIFLAVFFAVSYYFAMNRSTVIDKVGNYLTPLLLITLLAIIVLAVVSPIDTLHSSSISTAKDSFLNGFFTGYNTGDVGTGILCAGMFIAAFREKGYRTKQEYNKMMLGIIIVGFILLFIVYAGLAYLGAQGVNYYGLDVNATFLLTDLVKNLAGYEGSCILSIAVILACLTTAIGMIATTGQWIEGWSNGKISYKMASLMITLAIFMISCLGVTNILKISGPIFMILFPMSVVLTFLGLGKKWVPNDGAWKGAVWVAFIMSLFDALNLAVTTGLLNIDISGLISVINQIPLAKQGFAWLIPTILGYIIGASVYKLKKKESIAYEVWNN